Proteins from one Prevotella sp. E2-28 genomic window:
- a CDS encoding DUF4295 domain-containing protein, with product MAKKTVATLHEGSKDGRAYSKVIKMVKSPKTGAYIFDEQMVPNEAVKDFFK from the coding sequence ATGGCAAAGAAAACCGTTGCTACCCTCCACGAAGGTTCGAAGGATGGTCGCGCTTACTCTAAGGTTATCAAGATGGTAAAGAGCCCCAAGACGGGTGCTTACATCTTCGACGAGCAGATGGTTCCTAACGAAGCCGTTAAGGACTTCTTCAAATAA
- the rpmG gene encoding 50S ribosomal protein L33, whose translation MASKKAKGNRVQVILECTEMKNSGLPGTSRYITTKNRKNTAERLELMKYNPILKKMTLHKEIK comes from the coding sequence ATGGCAAGCAAGAAAGCAAAAGGCAATCGCGTTCAGGTTATCCTGGAGTGCACCGAGATGAAGAATAGTGGTCTTCCCGGCACAAGCCGTTATATTACGACCAAGAATCGTAAGAATACTGCTGAGCGTCTGGAGTTGATGAAGTATAACCCCATCCTGAAGAAGATGACTCTTCACAAGGAGATTAAGTAA
- the rpmB gene encoding 50S ribosomal protein L28: MSKICQITGKKAQIGNNVSHSKHRTKRSFDVNLFSKKFYYVEENCWIQLKISAAGLRMINKVGLDAALKQAVAKGFVDWKDIKVIGD, from the coding sequence ATGTCGAAAATTTGTCAAATTACAGGAAAGAAGGCACAGATTGGTAATAATGTGTCTCACTCAAAGCACCGCACAAAGCGCAGCTTTGACGTAAACCTGTTCAGCAAGAAGTTCTACTATGTAGAAGAGAACTGCTGGATTCAGTTGAAGATCAGCGCTGCTGGACTTCGTATGATTAATAAAGTAGGTCTTGACGCCGCTTTGAAGCAGGCTGTTGCCAAAGGCTTCGTGGATTGGAAAGACATTAAAGTAATAGGAGACTAA
- a CDS encoding CinA family protein: MDFEGKIISREISQLLWEREKTVSTAESCTGGRIAEAIIAVPGASKYFKGGIICYVNEVKENILGVSHELIEEKTAVCEEVAIEMVKGACKTLNTDYAIAATGFAGPGGGTKEIPVGTIWLACGTADKVVSLKIDEDNGRDINLSIATNKAIQMFCDFLKAEDAENIEEES; this comes from the coding sequence ATGGATTTCGAAGGTAAGATTATAAGCAGAGAAATTAGTCAGCTGCTTTGGGAAAGAGAAAAGACTGTTTCTACAGCAGAAAGTTGTACGGGAGGACGTATTGCTGAGGCAATTATTGCTGTGCCTGGCGCATCCAAATATTTCAAGGGTGGTATTATCTGTTATGTGAATGAAGTGAAGGAGAATATTCTGGGAGTTTCTCATGAACTGATTGAAGAGAAAACCGCTGTGTGTGAGGAGGTTGCTATTGAAATGGTGAAAGGTGCTTGCAAGACGTTGAATACGGATTATGCTATTGCTGCGACTGGTTTTGCTGGCCCTGGTGGTGGCACAAAGGAAATACCTGTTGGCACTATCTGGCTGGCTTGTGGTACGGCCGATAAAGTGGTGTCTCTGAAAATAGATGAAGATAATGGTCGTGACATCAATTTGTCTATTGCAACAAACAAGGCCATACAGATGTTTTGCGACTTCCTGAAGGCCGAAGATGCTGAGAATATAGAGGAAGAGAGTTAA
- the tsaD gene encoding tRNA (adenosine(37)-N6)-threonylcarbamoyltransferase complex transferase subunit TsaD — translation MSDIYILGIESSCDDTSAAVLKNGVLLSNVTASQAVHEAYGGVVPELASRAHQQNVVPVVDQAIKRAGITKEQLTAVAFTRGPGLMGSLLVGVSFAKGFARSLGIPMIDVNHLQGHVMAHFIKEVGPDGEPSGTVPPLPFLCLLVSGGNSQIVLVRAYNDMEVLGQTIDDAAGEAIDKCSKVMGLGYPGGPIIDRLARQGNPKAYQFSEPQIPGLDYSFSGLKTSFLYNLRKWVEVDPDFIEHHKEDLAASLEWTIVDILMKKLRLAVKQTGIKHVAVAGGVSANNGLRNAFQDHARRYGWTIYIPKFSYTTDNAAMIGIVGYLKYQDKEFCPIDAPAFSKVTFK, via the coding sequence ATGAGTGATATATATATATTAGGTATAGAGTCGAGTTGTGACGACACATCGGCAGCGGTGCTGAAAAATGGTGTGTTGCTCTCAAATGTAACTGCTTCGCAGGCTGTGCACGAAGCTTATGGTGGTGTGGTGCCGGAACTGGCTTCGCGTGCCCATCAGCAGAATGTGGTACCTGTTGTGGATCAGGCAATTAAGCGTGCTGGTATAACAAAAGAACAGCTTACTGCTGTGGCATTCACACGCGGCCCGGGCCTGATGGGCTCGCTGCTGGTTGGTGTCAGTTTTGCTAAGGGCTTTGCACGCTCGCTGGGTATTCCCATGATTGACGTGAATCACTTGCAGGGTCACGTGATGGCGCATTTTATTAAAGAGGTTGGGCCCGATGGAGAACCATCGGGAACTGTGCCCCCTCTTCCTTTCCTCTGCCTGTTGGTAAGTGGCGGTAATTCCCAGATAGTACTTGTACGTGCCTATAATGACATGGAAGTGTTGGGACAGACTATTGATGATGCTGCAGGCGAGGCTATCGACAAATGTTCAAAGGTTATGGGGCTGGGCTATCCAGGCGGACCAATCATTGACCGCTTGGCTCGTCAGGGTAATCCTAAGGCTTATCAGTTCTCGGAACCTCAGATCCCTGGTCTTGACTACAGTTTCTCTGGATTGAAGACATCCTTCCTTTATAATCTGCGTAAGTGGGTGGAGGTAGATCCGGATTTCATAGAGCATCACAAGGAAGATCTGGCCGCTTCGCTGGAGTGGACTATCGTGGATATCCTGATGAAGAAACTGCGTCTGGCTGTGAAGCAGACGGGAATCAAGCATGTGGCTGTGGCTGGTGGCGTGAGTGCCAACAATGGTTTGCGAAATGCTTTCCAAGATCATGCGCGCCGTTATGGTTGGACTATTTATATTCCTAAGTTTAGCTATACAACTGATAATGCGGCAATGATAGGTATCGTTGGTTATCTTAAGTATCAGGATAAAGAATTCTGTCCGATTGATGCGCCTGCATTCTCAAAAGTAACATTTAAGTAA
- a CDS encoding sigma-70 family RNA polymerase sigma factor, with protein sequence MKNFEGVSDEALALLYVKGDNRAFDELLSRTQTKLFTYIMFVVRDHDIADDIFQETFVKVITKLQQGLYTDSGKFQFWITRIAHNCIMDWYRQQQSNHIVEVNEENDLQNLKSASVMDTNKEAEMINEQILIDIKKMMNTLPAPQREVVYMRFFQQLSFKEIADLTGVSINTSLGRMRYALINLRKMAKDNKIELALCEY encoded by the coding sequence ATGAAGAATTTTGAAGGAGTATCCGACGAAGCGTTGGCACTGCTCTACGTAAAAGGTGATAATCGTGCGTTTGATGAGTTACTCAGCCGCACTCAGACTAAGTTATTCACTTACATCATGTTCGTAGTACGCGATCATGATATTGCTGACGACATATTCCAAGAGACCTTCGTTAAGGTCATCACCAAACTGCAGCAGGGACTATACACAGATTCTGGCAAGTTCCAGTTCTGGATTACCCGCATTGCTCACAACTGCATTATGGACTGGTACCGCCAGCAGCAGTCTAATCATATCGTTGAGGTCAACGAGGAGAACGACCTGCAGAATCTGAAAAGCGCTTCCGTCATGGACACCAATAAGGAGGCCGAGATGATTAACGAGCAGATACTGATAGACATCAAGAAGATGATGAACACCCTGCCCGCTCCTCAGCGCGAGGTTGTCTATATGCGTTTCTTCCAGCAGTTGTCTTTCAAGGAGATTGCCGACCTGACAGGCGTTAGCATCAACACCTCATTGGGACGTATGCGCTACGCCCTGATTAACCTGAGAAAGATGGCCAAGGACAACAAGATTGAACTGGCGCTTTGCGAATACTAA
- the rpe gene encoding ribulose-phosphate 3-epimerase encodes MALVSPSLLSADFLHLDQDIQMINRSEADWLHLDVMDGSFVPNISFGFPVLEAVAKVCQKPLDVHYMIEKPERYIQRTADLGAMMMNVHQEACLHLHRTIQEIHQAGMKAGVTLNPATPVSVLEDVIGDVDMVLLMSVNPGFGGQKFIENTIQKVKRLRQLISESGSRALIEVDGGVQGETAPRLVEAGVDVLVSGSYVFKASNPEEVIRQLRSL; translated from the coding sequence ATGGCTTTAGTTTCACCTTCTCTTCTGTCGGCCGACTTCTTGCATCTCGACCAAGATATTCAGATGATAAACCGTTCGGAGGCCGACTGGCTTCACCTGGACGTGATGGACGGTTCGTTCGTTCCCAATATTTCATTTGGCTTCCCTGTGCTCGAAGCTGTGGCAAAAGTGTGTCAGAAACCTCTGGATGTACATTACATGATAGAGAAGCCTGAACGCTACATTCAGCGCACAGCCGATTTGGGTGCTATGATGATGAATGTGCATCAGGAGGCTTGTCTGCATCTGCATCGTACCATTCAGGAAATTCATCAGGCTGGCATGAAGGCTGGTGTGACGCTGAATCCTGCAACACCCGTATCTGTACTGGAGGATGTTATTGGTGATGTGGATATGGTGCTTCTGATGAGCGTGAACCCTGGCTTTGGCGGACAGAAGTTTATTGAGAATACCATTCAGAAAGTGAAACGACTGCGCCAACTTATTAGTGAGTCGGGCAGTCGTGCATTGATTGAAGTAGATGGTGGTGTGCAAGGTGAAACAGCACCACGTCTAGTGGAGGCTGGCGTAGATGTGCTCGTCAGCGGAAGCTATGTGTTTAAAGCTTCTAATCCTGAAGAGGTTATTCGCCAGTTAAGAAGTCTTTAG
- the fmt gene encoding methionyl-tRNA formyltransferase: protein MQKEDLRIVFMGTPEFAVDTLKALVDNDYNVVAVVTQPDKPVGRHQNELQPSEVKKFALEHGLPVLQPVKMKDPEFVETLRSYKANLQVVVAFRMLPEVVWAMPEYGTFNVHAALLPQYRGAAPINWAVINGETETGVTTFFLDHDIDTGRIIEQMKFPVPDDANVEYVYDGLMHLGAKICLSTLEKIIAADGHPAAIEQENPSDLKHAPKIFKETCQIEWGQTAKKVYDFVRGLSPYPGAWTVLKDEKGTETVLKIFRTTKIDKAVDGRVGALMADRKHLYIACADAWLQIDELQLAGKKRMDAQAFLNGMKEIEKYSAV, encoded by the coding sequence ATGCAAAAAGAAGATCTGAGAATAGTATTTATGGGTACTCCGGAGTTTGCCGTTGACACCCTGAAAGCGCTTGTAGATAATGATTATAACGTGGTGGCTGTGGTCACTCAGCCGGATAAACCCGTGGGGCGTCATCAAAACGAACTTCAACCCTCAGAGGTGAAGAAATTTGCCTTGGAACATGGTCTACCTGTGTTGCAGCCTGTAAAGATGAAAGATCCGGAGTTCGTGGAAACACTTCGTTCGTATAAGGCAAATCTGCAAGTCGTGGTGGCTTTCCGTATGCTGCCCGAGGTGGTGTGGGCAATGCCTGAATATGGTACGTTTAATGTTCACGCGGCTTTGCTGCCTCAGTATCGAGGTGCAGCGCCTATCAACTGGGCTGTCATCAATGGCGAGACAGAGACGGGTGTGACGACTTTCTTCTTGGATCACGACATTGATACGGGCAGGATTATTGAACAGATGAAGTTCCCCGTGCCTGATGATGCTAACGTGGAATATGTCTATGACGGACTGATGCATCTGGGGGCAAAGATTTGCCTGAGTACCCTTGAGAAGATTATCGCTGCCGACGGACATCCTGCTGCCATAGAGCAAGAGAATCCTTCTGATTTAAAGCACGCGCCTAAGATTTTCAAGGAGACGTGTCAGATAGAGTGGGGGCAGACGGCAAAGAAGGTCTATGACTTTGTGCGTGGTCTTTCTCCTTATCCTGGCGCATGGACCGTCTTGAAGGATGAAAAGGGAACGGAAACGGTGTTGAAGATATTCCGTACCACGAAGATTGATAAGGCTGTTGACGGCAGAGTAGGGGCGCTGATGGCAGACAGAAAGCACCTGTATATCGCCTGTGCTGACGCATGGCTCCAGATAGATGAACTCCAGTTGGCTGGAAAGAAACGTATGGATGCCCAGGCATTTCTGAATGGTATGAAAGAAATTGAAAAATATTCTGCTGTTTGA
- the prfA gene encoding peptide chain release factor 1: MAETTNSILQKLDGLESRFEEVSTLITDPSVIADQNRFVKLTKEYKDLGDIMDARKRYINCLNSIKEAKDILANEDDAEMKEMAREELATNEALQPQLEEEIKIALIPKDPEDAKNVQMEIRAGTGGDEACLFAGDLFKMYKSFCDSKGWQLSVTSVSEGAVGGYKEIDFAVSGADVYGTLKYESGVHRVQRVPATETQGRMHTSAATVAVLPEADKFEVHINEGEIKWDTFRSSGAGGQNVNKVESGVRLRYMWKNPNTGETEEILIECTETRDQPKNKERALSRLYTFIYDKEHQKYMDDIASRRKTLVSTGDRSAKIRTYNFPQGRVTDHRIGYTTHDLQGFLGGDIQAMIDALTVAENAERMKENEL; the protein is encoded by the coding sequence ATGGCAGAAACAACAAACAGTATTTTACAGAAACTTGACGGCTTGGAAAGCCGATTTGAAGAGGTTTCCACCCTCATCACCGACCCTTCTGTGATAGCCGACCAAAACCGTTTCGTGAAGCTGACGAAGGAGTACAAGGATTTGGGTGATATCATGGATGCACGAAAAAGATACATCAACTGTCTAAACAGCATCAAGGAGGCCAAGGACATCCTGGCCAACGAAGACGATGCAGAAATGAAAGAGATGGCTCGCGAGGAGTTGGCTACCAACGAGGCTCTGCAGCCCCAGTTGGAAGAGGAAATTAAAATTGCCCTCATTCCAAAGGATCCTGAGGATGCCAAGAATGTGCAGATGGAAATCCGTGCAGGAACTGGTGGCGACGAGGCTTGCCTCTTTGCCGGCGACCTCTTTAAGATGTACAAGAGCTTCTGCGACTCTAAGGGCTGGCAACTCAGCGTGACCAGCGTCAGCGAGGGTGCTGTTGGTGGCTATAAGGAGATTGACTTCGCCGTGAGCGGAGCCGACGTTTATGGCACATTGAAGTACGAAAGTGGTGTGCATCGCGTTCAGCGCGTACCTGCCACAGAGACACAGGGCCGTATGCATACCTCTGCGGCTACGGTAGCCGTTCTGCCTGAAGCCGACAAGTTCGAGGTACACATCAACGAAGGTGAAATCAAATGGGATACCTTCCGTTCTTCTGGTGCCGGTGGTCAGAACGTGAACAAGGTGGAATCAGGTGTACGCCTGCGCTATATGTGGAAGAACCCCAATACTGGCGAGACCGAGGAAATCCTTATCGAATGTACTGAGACGCGCGACCAGCCAAAGAACAAGGAGCGTGCCCTCTCGCGCCTGTACACTTTTATATATGATAAGGAGCATCAGAAATACATGGACGATATTGCCAGTCGTCGTAAGACGCTGGTATCTACTGGCGACCGCTCTGCAAAGATTCGTACCTACAACTTCCCTCAAGGCCGCGTAACCGACCATCGTATTGGCTATACCACCCACGACCTGCAGGGATTCCTGGGCGGCGACATACAGGCTATGATTGATGCTCTCACCGTGGCCGAGAATGCAGAACGAATGAAAGAAAACGAATTATAA
- the pyrF gene encoding orotidine-5'-phosphate decarboxylase yields MTRQELIQQIKQKRSFLCVGLDTDPKKMPQCVFDLHDPIFEFNKAIIDATAPYCVAYKPNLAFYEAYGIKGMEAFVKTCEYIKENHPHHLIIADAKRGDIGNTSQMYARTFFEEYNIDALTVAPYMGEDSVTPFLQYEGKWVILLALTSNKGSHDFQLMQDAQGERLFEKVLKKSQEWGNTENMMYVVGATQGQMFEDIRRVAPDHFLLVPGVGAQGGSLQEVCKYGMNKDCGLLVNSSRGIIYASNDDHFAEVAGNKARELQQEMAEELAKAGL; encoded by the coding sequence ATGACACGCCAAGAATTAATTCAGCAGATTAAGCAGAAGCGCTCGTTCCTCTGCGTAGGTTTGGATACCGACCCCAAGAAGATGCCCCAGTGCGTTTTCGACTTGCACGACCCCATCTTCGAGTTCAATAAAGCCATCATCGATGCCACAGCACCTTATTGCGTGGCCTATAAGCCCAACCTGGCCTTCTACGAGGCCTATGGCATCAAAGGCATGGAGGCTTTCGTGAAGACCTGCGAGTATATCAAGGAGAACCACCCCCACCACCTGATTATTGCCGATGCAAAGCGTGGTGATATAGGTAATACCAGTCAGATGTATGCCCGTACCTTCTTCGAGGAGTACAACATCGACGCCTTGACCGTTGCTCCCTATATGGGCGAGGATTCCGTAACGCCCTTCCTGCAGTACGAAGGCAAGTGGGTTATCCTGCTGGCCCTCACCAGCAACAAGGGCTCTCACGACTTCCAGCTGATGCAGGATGCTCAGGGCGAGCGTCTGTTTGAAAAGGTACTGAAGAAGAGTCAGGAATGGGGCAACACAGAAAACATGATGTATGTTGTAGGTGCCACTCAGGGCCAGATGTTCGAAGACATCCGCCGCGTGGCTCCCGACCACTTCCTCCTCGTGCCTGGCGTAGGCGCTCAGGGCGGCTCTTTGCAGGAAGTATGCAAATACGGCATGAACAAGGACTGCGGACTGCTGGTTAACTCCAGCCGTGGCATCATCTATGCCTCTAACGACGACCATTTTGCTGAAGTGGCAGGCAATAAAGCCCGCGAGTTGCAGCAAGAGATGGCCGAAGAGCTGGCAAAAGCAGGTCTCTAA
- the rplU gene encoding 50S ribosomal protein L21 — protein MYAIVEIQGQQFKAEEGKKLFVHHIKDVEAGKTVEFDKVLLVDADGAVKVGAPTVEGAKVVVEVVNPLVKGDKVIVFKMKRRKDSRKRNGHREQFTQVEVKQVIA, from the coding sequence ATGTACGCAATTGTAGAAATTCAGGGTCAGCAGTTCAAGGCTGAGGAGGGCAAGAAGCTCTTCGTGCACCACATCAAGGACGTGGAGGCAGGCAAGACTGTTGAGTTTGACAAAGTGCTGCTCGTAGATGCCGACGGCGCTGTCAAGGTTGGCGCACCCACCGTAGAAGGTGCAAAGGTAGTAGTAGAAGTAGTGAACCCGCTGGTAAAAGGCGACAAGGTGATTGTCTTCAAGATGAAGCGTCGCAAGGACTCTCGCAAGCGCAACGGTCATCGTGAGCAGTTCACTCAGGTAGAAGTTAAACAAGTAATCGCTTAA
- the rpmA gene encoding 50S ribosomal protein L27, producing the protein MAHKKGVGSSKNGRESAAQRLGVKIWGGQKCVAGNIIVRQRGTKHNPGNGVAIGKDDTLYALIDGTVNFHKGKFNKSVVSVIPEAAEA; encoded by the coding sequence ATGGCACATAAGAAAGGTGTAGGTAGTTCTAAGAACGGCCGCGAAAGTGCAGCTCAGCGACTTGGTGTTAAGATCTGGGGTGGTCAGAAGTGTGTAGCCGGCAACATCATCGTTCGCCAGCGTGGTACAAAGCACAACCCCGGTAATGGTGTTGCTATTGGTAAAGACGATACTCTCTATGCTCTCATTGATGGCACAGTGAACTTCCACAAGGGTAAGTTCAACAAGAGCGTCGTTTCAGTAATACCCGAGGCTGCTGAAGCATAA
- a CDS encoding glycoside hydrolase family 10 protein produces MKKLLLFLLVVLTVSASAQKKREFRGAWIQCVNGQFQGMGTQKMQQTLTYQLDELQKDGVNAIIFQVRPECDALYESSLEPWSRFLTGQQGKAPSPYWDPLQWMIDQCHQRGMELHAWINPYRAKTKGTSVLASNHVAMKHPEWCFDYDGLKILNPAYKENRDFICEVAKDIVTRYDVDGIHMDDYFYPYPAAGQTIPDEAIYQQYGKSFRTIGDWRRNNVNLFIKQFYETIHAAKPWVKVGISPFGIYRNKKNSATGSNTNGLQNYDDLYADVILWVNQGWLDYCVPQVYWEIGNKAADYDTLIRWWNEYAGARPLFIGEDIERTVKNRDPKDASQHQQDAKHRLSEQMQNVQGTVLWYAKAAVDNTGNYGTNLRQNYWRYPALQPLMPFIDKTQPAKPRKVKPVWTSDGYILFWTSPKSKQWNDEATKYAVYRFAKGEKVNTNDPSKLVAVTSNTFYKLPYSDGRTKYYYVVTSLNRLQNESKPAKKAVKL; encoded by the coding sequence ATGAAAAAACTACTTCTTTTCCTACTGGTTGTGCTGACCGTTAGTGCCAGTGCCCAGAAAAAACGTGAGTTCCGCGGAGCGTGGATTCAATGTGTAAACGGACAGTTCCAAGGCATGGGTACGCAGAAAATGCAGCAGACCCTGACCTATCAGTTGGACGAACTTCAGAAAGACGGTGTTAATGCCATTATCTTCCAGGTGCGCCCGGAATGTGACGCGCTCTATGAGAGCAGTCTTGAGCCTTGGAGCCGTTTCCTTACTGGTCAGCAGGGAAAGGCACCTTCACCATATTGGGACCCCCTTCAGTGGATGATAGACCAGTGTCATCAGCGTGGCATGGAGCTTCATGCATGGATTAATCCTTATCGCGCTAAGACCAAGGGCACCTCTGTGCTGGCTTCTAATCATGTGGCCATGAAGCATCCAGAGTGGTGTTTCGACTACGACGGTCTGAAAATCCTGAATCCTGCCTATAAGGAAAATCGCGACTTTATCTGCGAGGTGGCTAAGGATATCGTGACGCGCTATGACGTGGACGGCATCCACATGGACGACTATTTCTATCCTTATCCCGCAGCAGGACAGACCATTCCCGATGAGGCTATCTATCAACAGTATGGCAAGAGTTTCCGTACTATTGGCGACTGGCGTCGTAATAATGTTAACCTGTTTATCAAGCAGTTCTACGAGACCATCCACGCAGCTAAGCCTTGGGTAAAGGTGGGTATCTCGCCCTTCGGCATCTATCGCAATAAGAAGAATAGCGCCACTGGCAGTAATACCAATGGTCTGCAGAACTATGACGACCTTTATGCCGATGTTATCCTGTGGGTTAATCAGGGTTGGCTCGACTACTGCGTGCCTCAGGTCTATTGGGAGATTGGCAATAAGGCTGCCGACTATGACACGCTGATTCGTTGGTGGAACGAGTATGCAGGCGCACGTCCTCTCTTTATAGGTGAGGATATAGAGCGCACGGTGAAGAATCGTGACCCCAAGGATGCCAGTCAGCACCAGCAGGATGCCAAGCATCGTCTTAGCGAGCAGATGCAGAATGTGCAAGGCACCGTGCTGTGGTATGCCAAGGCCGCTGTAGATAACACAGGTAATTACGGCACGAACCTTCGCCAGAACTACTGGCGCTATCCTGCCTTGCAGCCCCTGATGCCGTTTATCGACAAGACTCAGCCTGCCAAGCCCCGCAAGGTGAAGCCTGTTTGGACCAGCGATGGCTATATCCTGTTCTGGACGTCTCCAAAGAGTAAGCAATGGAATGACGAAGCCACGAAATATGCCGTTTATCGTTTTGCCAAGGGCGAGAAGGTGAACACGAATGATCCTTCGAAACTGGTGGCTGTCACCTCAAACACTTTCTACAAGCTCCCTTATTCTGATGGTCGCACAAAGTACTACTATGTGGTAACCTCCCTCAACCGTCTGCAGAACGAGAGTAAGCCTGCTAAGAAAGCGGTGAAGTTATAG